A part of Tigriopus californicus strain San Diego chromosome 10, Tcal_SD_v2.1, whole genome shotgun sequence genomic DNA contains:
- the LOC131888334 gene encoding uncharacterized protein LOC131888334 gives MISTNYPKVASILLLLIAESWGSLTIDHLSTPEVTNEVFDITQDAKDTDIHHIHPIETEPQPPKEVIQPVQENDLEKLENQTTVRDKKTSYFYYFIQPFYKLLFNKSDDEAVEALKPVKRFHRNRRHPQDVSSPTRFQETHRAGKLNQDHFPRSRRPYLNSRRGQMNPQKMSRRIGLPAQDSLPRTNSKRRYFPESRNYQRNLRRGPKIAQRKLDDLYPAYDDLLTSDLEPLEPLTRPRRQRPAPVAIFDSDTLSDTNNVNSVYYRQNARASEDPDVYDDLSASMNDIVNQEHTYRPNPRPNMNCMCRCDCCSCCPCEKDSLNLMYVEK, from the exons ATGATCTCAACCAACTACCCAAAG GTCGCCTCGATTCTTCTCCTGCTCATTGCTGAGTCTTGGGGAAGTCTCACCATCGATCACTTATCTACCCCAGAGGTCACAAACGAAGTCTTCGATATCACGCAAGATGCCAAAGACACAGACATTCATCACATCCATCCAATTGAGACTGAACCTCAGCCTCCAAAGGAAGTGATCCAACCCGTTCAAGAAAACGATCTGGAAAAGCTTGAAAACCAGACCACAGTCAGAGACAAAAAGACATCATATTTTTACTATTTCATTCAGCCCTTCTACAAATTACTCTTCAACAAAAGTGACGATGAAGCGGTGGAGGCACTTAAACCTGTTAAACGTTTCCATCGTAATCGTCGTCATCCTCAAGATGTTTCCTCCCCCACTCGATTTCAAGAGACCCACAGGGCCGGAAAGCTCAATCAGGATCATTTCCCTCGCTCCAGAAGGCCTTATTTGAACTCAAGGCGAGGTCAAATGAACCCACAAAAAATGTCCAGACGAATTGGTCTTCCAGCTCAAGATTCCCTACCCCGAACCAACTCGAAGCGTAGATACTTTCCCGAGTCGAGAAACTACCAACGGAATTTGAGACGAGGTCCCAAGATAGCTCAAAGGAAGCTCGATGATCTGTATCCCGCCTACGACGATCTGTTGACTTCGGACTTGGAACCTCTGGAACCTCTGACGAGACCGCGAAGGCAAAGGCCAGCGCCAGTGGCCATTTTTGATAGCGACACCTTGTCAGACACCAATAATGTGAATTCTGTCTATTATCGACAGAATGCTCGAGCTTCTGAGGACCCTGATGTTTACGACGATCTCTCAGCCTCCATGAACGATATCGTGAACCAAGAGCATACTTATAGGCCGAATCCCAGACCGAACATGAATTGCATGTGCCGATGTGATTGTTGCTCATGTTGTCCGTGTGAAAAGGATTCCCTCAACTTGATGTACGTTGAAAAGTAa
- the LOC131888333 gene encoding inter-alpha-trypsin inhibitor heavy chain H3-like, with product MFSPEQCILLVKLHGLNLWHKKNMSRLGRSIPLGIVVVTLIFVNLQLTEASSLEGEPAADGSRLKRGLFGFHASQSVEVPSHALNDHSLILVPVIDEDKQWHRRKRNIDPESDEANTSFANDSSNSTGKKKYHRLAHSLHVQTDIRYRYATTLVTSQVRNSEEEAREVFLSVILPETAFISRFAIEVGGQLFVAFVKEKTEAWKEYQEAVSQGKTAGHVGISARYSNHFRVSVNTEARTAVTFYLLYEELLQRRGGFYEHVINLTPRQKLKDFFIEVQIVENANLSYLHVPELRRHEIIAREESLTSLKHVDISRPTQASAKIKYRPNLLNLQRKLKSRHSLQFVVEYDVARDREKAGEIQVVDGFFVHFVAPQHLPVMPKHIVFVIDTSGSMMGKKMKQTKNALRTIIGELREEDHMTLLSFSDEVDTWDGRGNVIASVNKDNVEAALNHIDALEARGGTNLNDALVQALTIIAHVKHRGALKTDVQPMIFFLTDGHATVGEMDNHQIMDNINRVNIETAIFTLAFGRSADFDLLKALSLMNNGFARKIYVAADASLQLEGFYKEVSSPILRGVNFTYQSDEILSNSLTSTNFHTYYQGSEMVVAGKLATYMADNPNELIEYQILATQALGSQYFVEGAYNGSEAHFYPQSITETIFNVVPQIRAKDINFLERLWAYLTIKDLLEKVAKGQIDSCANQSRSSRDLFKQQTDPTLYDDEDFESDSGSGHSGEEDIEEDIKGVSEIMDEVGDADIIICNNLERALYLSLKYEFVTPLTSLVVVKPDDGEEPGDIGEMDAQDSSKSKSNANPNIVFSHSSISKSSELLTTFLVLFQSYLLFH from the exons ATGTTCTCTCCCGAGCAGTGCATATTATTAGTCAAATTGCACGGACTTAACTTATGGCACAAGAAGAACATGTCTCGCCTTGGTAGATCCATCCCCTTGGGCATAGTGGTCGTGACTCTGATCTTTGTGAACCTGCAATTAACTGAGGCCAGCTCATTGGAAGGAGAGCCGGCAGCTGATGGATCTCGTTTAAAACGTGGCCTCTTTGGATTCCATGCCTCTCAGAGTGTTGAAGTCCCCAGTCATGCTCTTAATGACCATTCCCTGATTCTTGTGCCGGTGATTGATGAGGACAAACAATGGCATCGAAGAAAACGTAATATCGATCCCGAGAGTGACGAGGCGAATACGAGCTTCGCGAACGATTCTTCAAACTCCActggaaaaaagaaataccaTAGATTAGCGCATTCACTTCATGTTCAGACCGATATTAGATACAG aTATGCCACCACTTTGGTCACGAGCCAGGTTCGAAATTCCGAAGAAGAGGCCAGGGAAGTGTTCTTGTCGGTGATCCTGCCTGAAACGGCCTTTATCTCTCGATTCGCTATCGAGGTGGGTGGACAGCTCTTCGTGGCCTTTGTTAAGGAGAAGACCGAGGCATGGAAGGAATACCAAGAGGCTGTGTCACAAGGAAAGACAGCAG GTCATGTGGGCATTTCTGCGCGATATTCCAACCATTTTCGGGTGTCGGTCAACACCGAGGCTCGAACCGCCGTCACCTTTTATCTTTTGTACGAGGAGTTACTTCAGAGGCGAGGCGGCTTTTACGAGCATGTGATCAATCTCACACCCAGACAGAAATTGAAGGACTTCTTCATCGAG GTCCAAATAGTAGAGAATGCGAATCTGTCATATCTTCACGTTCCCGAATTACGCCGGCATGAAATCATCGCTCGAGAAGAATCTCTAACCTCATTGAAGCATGTGGATATCAGCCGTCCCACTCAAGCTTCTGCCAAAATTAAGTACCGTCCAAATTTGCTGAACCTACAACGAAAACTCAAGTCCCGACATTCATTGCAATTCGTGGTCGAGTACGATGTAGCTCGAGACAGGGAAAAGGCCGGGGAAATTCAG GTGGTCGATGGTTTCTTCGTTCATTTCGTGGCCCCGCAACATCTCCCGGTCATGCCTAAGCACATCGTTTTCGTGATTGATACCTCGGGGAGCATGATGGGGAAGAAGATGAAGCAGACAAAGAACGCCCTGAGGACAATCATTGGCGAACTCCGAGAAGAGGACCACATGACCTTGCTTTCATTCTCGGATGAGGTCGACACTTGGGATGGCCGTGGAAACGTGATCGCCTCAGTCAACAAGGACAATGTGGAGGCTGCTCTCAACCACATCGATGCCTTGGAAGCTCGGG GAGGAACCAATCTCAACGATGCCTTGGTTCAAGCCCTCACCATCATCGCCCACGTGAAGCATCGTGGGGCGCTCAAAACGGATGTGCAGCCCATGATATTTTTCCTCACCGATGGACACGCCACCGTAGGCGAGATGGATAATCATCAGATCATGGATAATATCAACCGTGTTAACATTGAGACGGCCATTTTCACACTGGCCTTTGGTCGTTCGGCGGACTTTGACCTCCTGAAAGCCTTGTCACTAATGAACAATGGGTTTGCACGCAAGATCTACGTAGCGGCTGACGCCTCACTCCAACTCGAAGGCTTCTATAAAGAG GTGAGCTCTCCAATCTTGAGGGGTGTGAATTTTACCTATCAGAGCGACGAAATTCTTTCCAATTCGTTAACATCCACAAACTTCCACACGTACTACCAAGGCTCGGAAATGGTGGTGGCTGGAAAATTGGCCACCTATATGGCAGATAATCCCAATGAGCTTATTGAGTACCAAATCCTAGCCACACAAGCTCTTGGGAGCCAATATTTCGTCGAAGGAGCATACAATGGCTCAGAG GCTCACTTCTATCCCCAAAGCATAACCGAGACCATTTTCAACGTGGTTCCCCAAATCCGAGCCAAGGATATTAACTTTCTCGAGCGCCTTTGGGCTTATTTAACCATCAAAGATTTGTTGGAAAAGGTGGCCAAAGGCCAAATCGACTCTTGTGCAAATCAAAGTCGGAGCTCTCGAGATCTATTTAAACAACAAACTGATCCAACTCtttatgatgatgaagattttGAGTCAGACTCTGGTTCAG GGCACTCAGGTGAGGAGGACATTGAGGAGGATATCAAGGGAGTGTCCGAAATCATGGATGAAGTGGGAGATGCAGACATCATCATTTGCAATAATCTCGAGAGGGCCTTGTATTTATCGCTGAAGTATGAATTCGTGACGCCGTTAACATCCTTGGTGGTGGTGAAACCCGATGATGGCGAAGAACCTGGAGATATCGGTGAGATGGACGCTCAAGATtcatccaagtccaagagCAATGCCAATCCTAATATCGTGTTCTCGCATTCGTCGATCTCGAAATCTTCCGAACTTCTCACCACGTTCTTGGTGCTGTTTCAATCAtatcttcttttccattga
- the LOC131888987 gene encoding uncharacterized protein LOC131888987: protein METSGASFGTPSTQKASISVPRSSSSTSCSSECTVVLDPGTESDDYSVCSECYRGFEDPMASDFNTLRRQYFQNLESNRIPPSTSEPPAYEVPQAWSMTSRAVPWLPLGWNRSPMGQWSWGSKRCWSISSASCVMIVGILGVAITVALCVAYGIIQVPSIREQLALYPYVSFFLPEPGSPSYNIGGFSPDEILYKVELALVITALIISLITHSLLTYGACREKASCLMPWMVVQVFFMIGLLVAAFLIILLVKPNVFKWFSLIPLACWIIAIVTWKMVLDHIQLIRKRRSCNYINPPLMSSPMFSSGMGLSPPPMIPSQSTFNPQGLICDSRHLYPMSMELDNGNGSDRTRSYRSYSKFDGFTL from the exons ATGGAAACATCGGGTGCTTCATTCGGAACGCCATCCACCCAAAAGGCATCCATTTCAGTGCCCAGATCATCCTCAAGCACTTCCTGTTCTAGTGAATGCACCGTGGTTCTAGATCCGGGAACTGAAAGTGATGACTATTCGGTATGCTCGGAGTGCTATCGAGGCTTTGAGGATCCCATGGCCTCAGATTTCAATACTCTGAGGCGGCAATACTTCCAAAACTTGGAATCCAATCGAATCCCACCGTCTACCTCGGAGCCTCCAGCCTATGAAGTGCCACAAGCGTGGTCCATGACCAGTCGGGCAGTGCCTTGGCTTCCACTGGGTTGGAATAGATCCCCAATGGGTCAATGGAGTTGGGGATCGAAACGTTGTTGGTCCATCTCGTCGGCGTCTTGTGTTATGATTGTTGGAATTCTGGGCGTGGCTATTACTGTAGCATTGTGCGTGGCTTATGGGATCATTCAAGTGCCGTCGATCAGAGAGCAGTTGG CGCTGTATCCCTATGTGAGTTTCTTCCTACCTGAGCCGGGTTCTCCGTCTTATAATATCGGAGGCTTTAGCCCTGATGAGATTCTCTATAAAGTGGAATTGGCCTTGGTCATCACGGCCTTGATTATCAGCCTGATTACACACTCCTTATTAA CTTACGGAGCTTGTCGAGAAAAGGCCAGTTGTCTGATGCCATGGATGGTGGTTCAAGTGTTCTTTATGATTGGTCTTCTTGTTGCTGCTTTCCTGATCATCCTATTGGTCAAGCCAAACGTCTTCAAATGGTTTTCGTTAATCCCTTTGGCATGTTGGATCATCGCCATTGTCACGTGGAAGATG GTCTTGGATCACATTCAACTCATTCGGAAACGGCGATCATGTAACTACATCAATCCTCCCTTAATGAGCTCTCCGATGTTCTCATCTGGAATGGGATTGAGTCCCCCACCAATGATCCCAAGTCAAAGTACGTTCAACCCACAAGGACTCATTTGCGATTCGCGTCACCTTTATCCAATGTCGATGGAGCTTGATAATGGGAATGGCTCCGACAGGACGCGTAGCTACCGATCCTATTCAAAGTTTGATGGATTCACCTTATGA
- the LOC131888506 gene encoding mitochondrial import inner membrane translocase subunit TIM14-like, translated as MTAAITTGLGMAVLGFGGRVVLRQMPRMHQSLRPIWPNLSVLNRQTWANAKYYKGGFEVQMSRSEAALILGVSPRAPLKKIKECHKRVMLLNHPDRGGSPCIAAKINAAKDILDKAGRSF; from the coding sequence ATGACGGCAGCTATTACCACTGGCCTAGGAATGGCCGTACTCGGTTTCGGTGGGCGTGTGGTCTTGAGACAAATGCCTCGAATGCACCAGAGCTTGAGGCCCATCTGGCCGAACCTTTCAGTCCTTAACCGACAGACATGGGCCAATGCCAAATACTATAAAGGCGGTTTTGAGGTCCAGATGAGTCGAAGTGAGGCTGCGCTCATTCTGGGAGTGAGCCCGCGGGCGCCCTTGAAAAAGATTAAAGAGTGTCACAAGCGAGTGATGCTGTTGAACCATCCCGATCGGGGTGGATCTCCTTGCATTGCAGCCAAAATCAATGCGGCCAAGGATATTCTGGACAAAGCGGGTAGATCTTTCTGA
- the LOC131888503 gene encoding NAD-dependent protein deacylase-like, translating into MRHWARRIRPGGFPGPSLISGLTLTTTRPSSDSSAFKAQLAQAQNIVILTGAGVSAESGIPTFRGPGGLWRTYQATDLATPQAFQRDPSLVWEFYHYRRELMATKAPNPAHRALAQFETQCEGQGRSCRVITQNIDGLHQAAGSQDVLELHGALFRVRCTACGVETANHDSPICPALHGRGQPDAHRSEPPIPVASLPRCVDCGGLLRPAVVWFGENLNPEVFRRAHQAVDECDLCLVVGTSALVYPAALFAPGVAARGAEVAEFNIEPTASTSDYGFYFEGPCGQTLPPLLLG; encoded by the coding sequence ATGCGGCATTGGGCCCGGCGCATTCGACCTGGCGGGTTCCCGGGCCCCAGTCTCATTTCCGGCCTGACGCTGACTACCACCCGGCCTAGCTCTGACTCATCGGCCTTCAAGGCTCAATTAGCCCAAGCGCAAAATATCGTCATCCTCACCGGGGCCGGCGTCTCGGCCGAATCCGGCATCCCCACTTTTCGCGGTCCCGGGGGACTTTGGCGCACATATCAAGCCACAGATCTGGCCACGCCTCAAGCTTTCCAACGCGATCCATCCCTGGTTTGGGAATTTTATCATTATCGACGCGAGCTGATGGCCACCAAGGCGCCCAATCCCGCCCATCGGGCTCTGGCCCAATTTGAGACCCAATGTGAAGGTCAAGGTCGCTCTTGTCGAGTGATTACTCAGAATATTGATGGCCTACATCAAGCGGCGGGGTCTCAAGATGTCTTGGAGCTCCACGGGGCCTTGTTTCGGGTGCGATGCACGGCATGCGGGGTAGAAACGGCTAATCACGATTCGCCCATTTGCCCGGCTCTCCACGGCCGAGGGCAACCGGATGCCCATCGGTCTGAACCACCCATTCCCGTGGCCTCCCTCCCCCGCTGCGTCGATTGTGGCGGGTTATTAAGACCGGCCgtggtttggtttggtgaGAATCTGAACCCAGAGGTCTTTAGGCGGGCCCATCAAGCCGTGGATGAGTGTGATTTGTGTTTAGTGGTGGGTACATCTGCATTGGTGTATCCGGCCGCCCTTTTCGCACCCGGTGTGGCGGCTCGAGGGGCGGAGGTGGCGGAATTTAACATCGAACCCACTGCGTCCACATCCGACTATGGGTTCTACTTTGAAGGTCCCTGCGGCCAAACCTTGCCTCCTTTACTACTAGGTTAG